In Thermospira aquatica, the following proteins share a genomic window:
- a CDS encoding integrase catalytic domain-containing protein — MFERRPIYRETAKEYQKASKKEKMEILDYFVRITGLKNRNYAARLLRQHGKTIYVGKKNYLKADIAKKGKRPGRKKKFGEEELKLLKKVWEIENYMCGKRLKPILNEVLDNLLANGHLHGSPQAIENLRHISASSIDRLLKHERKKLEIKGRKGTKPGTLLKQQIAIRTWAEWDENCPGFMEIDLVAHEGGNSRGDFAQTLNMVDVWSGWTELVAIKNKASKWVREAIEKVKGRLPFDLRGIDSDTGAEFINHPLRDWCEKHQIKFTRGRSSRSNDNCYVEQKNYSIVRQNVGYFRYDTDEEVYYLNRLYAYLRLYANFFQPVMKMTEKKRIGSKVQKKHDDIKTPYQRLLESSYVSEAQKERLTRLYKALDLFHLRQKITACQRKLFSLQKKKNVKNKNLEETVWNF, encoded by the coding sequence ATGTTTGAAAGGAGACCTATTTACAGGGAAACGGCGAAAGAGTATCAAAAAGCCAGCAAAAAGGAAAAAATGGAGATACTGGATTATTTTGTGAGGATAACAGGCCTAAAAAATCGAAACTATGCCGCCAGGCTCTTGAGGCAGCACGGAAAAACCATCTATGTAGGCAAGAAAAATTACCTTAAAGCCGACATAGCCAAGAAGGGCAAAAGACCTGGCAGAAAGAAAAAATTCGGCGAAGAGGAACTAAAACTTCTAAAAAAGGTCTGGGAAATTGAAAACTACATGTGTGGCAAACGTTTAAAGCCAATTTTAAATGAAGTTTTAGATAATCTCTTAGCAAACGGACATCTCCACGGTTCTCCACAGGCTATAGAAAACTTGCGCCATATAAGTGCCTCAAGTATTGACCGACTTTTGAAACATGAGCGTAAAAAGCTTGAGATAAAAGGACGAAAAGGTACAAAGCCTGGAACGTTGTTAAAGCAACAAATAGCTATACGCACGTGGGCAGAGTGGGATGAAAATTGCCCTGGGTTCATGGAGATTGATCTGGTTGCCCATGAGGGAGGAAATAGCCGGGGAGATTTTGCTCAAACATTAAATATGGTGGATGTTTGGAGCGGTTGGACAGAGCTTGTGGCAATCAAAAACAAGGCTTCAAAATGGGTAAGAGAAGCCATAGAAAAAGTCAAAGGAAGACTTCCTTTTGATTTACGGGGAATTGATTCTGATACCGGTGCTGAATTTATTAATCATCCTCTGCGTGATTGGTGTGAGAAGCACCAGATAAAATTTACAAGGGGGAGAAGCTCCCGTTCCAATGATAACTGCTACGTTGAGCAGAAAAACTATTCCATAGTCCGCCAGAATGTTGGATACTTCCGCTACGATACCGACGAAGAAGTCTACTACTTGAACCGACTCTATGCGTATCTCAGGCTTTATGCCAACTTTTTTCAACCGGTTATGAAAATGACAGAGAAAAAGAGAATCGGAAGCAAGGTGCAAAAGAAGCATGATGATATTAAAACTCCCTACCAGCGGCTTTTAGAAAGCTCTTATGTAAGTGAGGCACAAAAGGAACGCCTAACAAGGCTTTATAAGGCTCTCGATTTGTTTCACCTAAGACAAAAAATTACAGCTTGCCAGAGAAAACTTTTCAGCCTTCAAAAGAAAAAGAATGTAAAAAACAAAAATTTGGAGGAAACTGTATGGAATTTTTGA
- a CDS encoding potassium channel family protein, translated as MRDEMMRQDFLIIGVGTFGNHLAQALLTQGVSLLLIDVNEKNLEPFKERENCAVRICDATQEEALRQVIEDSQIEYAVICIGENITASILIALLLKNNNILNIYARANTPEHAAILRLIGVTEIIQPELETAQKWARTLVNQGELVVSYQELSQDYVVVELSATSPLMYRSIEELDLRQKFHLNIVGIRHREESLTENFTPVFSDVLYIPPDPKYMFHEGDRLIVAGKINDINKFKDFLLGKAL; from the coding sequence ATGAGAGACGAAATGATGCGTCAAGATTTTCTTATTATTGGGGTAGGGACTTTTGGAAATCATCTTGCTCAGGCACTCTTGACACAAGGAGTTTCTCTTTTGTTGATAGATGTAAACGAGAAAAATCTTGAACCTTTTAAAGAAAGAGAAAATTGTGCGGTAAGAATATGTGATGCCACACAAGAGGAAGCTTTAAGGCAGGTCATCGAAGATAGTCAAATAGAGTATGCAGTTATATGTATTGGAGAAAATATTACGGCAAGTATTCTTATAGCATTGCTTCTCAAAAACAATAATATTCTCAATATCTATGCTCGAGCTAATACGCCGGAACATGCTGCTATCTTAAGACTTATCGGAGTGACGGAGATTATTCAACCAGAACTTGAAACCGCTCAGAAATGGGCTAGAACCTTGGTGAATCAAGGTGAGCTTGTTGTGTCTTATCAAGAACTTAGCCAGGATTATGTCGTCGTTGAACTTTCAGCCACAAGTCCTCTCATGTATCGAAGCATTGAAGAGCTGGATCTCAGACAAAAGTTTCATCTTAACATTGTTGGTATTCGTCATCGTGAAGAGAGTTTAACTGAGAATTTTACGCCTGTGTTTTCAGATGTTCTCTATATACCACCGGATCCAAAGTATATGTTTCATGAGGGAGATCGTCTTATTGTTGCTGGTAAGATCAATGATATCAACAAGTTCAAAGATTTTCTCCTAGGTAAGGCTTTATGA
- the thiL gene encoding thiamine-phosphate kinase has product MNQKGSHSVYGEFGWIQRIRTLLGVPRHGGIGIGDDAAVLPGGWLWTTDALVEGVHFLSSWPMEGVGYKSLACNVSDIVAMGGKPLYVLLTSGLSSDFGDEKYEGFLMGLDKALRDFDVALMGGDTVRSETVFFSLTVIGQAFSTPVLRSGARPGDIIYVTGVLGESALGLDILLGKNVALSQPEKYVNRHFYPPSRIAVMKKLLEKYTISAAIDCSDGFLADIDHIAEESGVGYEIELSRLPGPIGLSGGKTPTEFPWTYILSGGEDYEIIFTSPEVLPSSLADIPITSIGYITPYEKKLLWRGEVFEADLLPRGYTHF; this is encoded by the coding sequence ATGAACCAAAAGGGTTCTCATTCTGTTTACGGAGAGTTCGGCTGGATTCAACGTATTCGGACCTTGTTGGGGGTTCCCCGTCATGGCGGTATTGGTATAGGTGATGATGCTGCAGTTCTCCCGGGTGGGTGGTTATGGACTACTGATGCTCTTGTCGAGGGAGTTCATTTTCTTTCCTCTTGGCCCATGGAGGGTGTGGGGTACAAGTCGCTTGCATGTAATGTAAGCGATATTGTCGCCATGGGAGGCAAGCCTTTGTATGTTCTTCTGACTTCGGGCTTATCAAGTGATTTTGGAGATGAAAAGTATGAGGGCTTCTTAATGGGACTCGACAAAGCTCTCAGAGATTTTGATGTTGCTCTCATGGGGGGAGATACGGTTCGTTCAGAAACGGTGTTTTTTTCGCTTACGGTTATTGGTCAGGCTTTTTCTACACCTGTCTTGCGTTCAGGAGCACGTCCTGGGGATATTATTTATGTGACAGGGGTACTCGGAGAAAGTGCACTTGGTCTGGATATACTTCTGGGAAAAAATGTAGCCCTTTCTCAACCGGAAAAATATGTCAATCGACACTTTTATCCGCCTTCTCGAATAGCTGTGATGAAGAAGCTTCTCGAAAAATACACCATATCAGCAGCCATAGACTGCAGTGATGGTTTTCTTGCGGATATAGACCATATTGCAGAGGAAAGTGGTGTAGGGTATGAGATAGAGCTTTCTCGACTTCCTGGACCCATCGGACTGTCAGGGGGCAAGACTCCTACAGAGTTTCCATGGACATATATTCTTTCGGGAGGTGAGGACTATGAGATCATTTTTACTTCTCCGGAGGTTCTTCCCTCTTCGCTTGCTGATATACCGATAACCTCCATAGGATATATTACACCTTACGAAAAAAAACTTCTCTGGAGAGGAGAGGTTTTTGAGGCCGATCTTCTTCCAAGAGGATATACACATTTTTAA
- a CDS encoding OmpA family protein: protein MKRFSLFLFLVVGVFGYADLQVITNSGAFFGLYDDTAFGFTYGLQPNHTFLKANRPPTSLVLMLIDGKIIPVGSSVGFFNQRPVVTNGQLYVLWEARELQWKIFIKPLFKPELGDGFLVTFEVTNIEKKSKSLGIQVLFDVVLPLADPVGVANHVTKITQESLFQGKSMITQCAFYSQQTNLPGFTLVAQEPIWQKLAIAEWKQLYDYLGDAPIRKKALFTPISAAGVALFYPVQKIEAYGKMALSYWIGVSLPPEGIVKQALPVVTKKEVVEQTNQPRVEETPPQEVTKQKEEPPAPLNLPTQWELCLDRFELNRDLLTPEHEQKLREWFESLPERNTLVFSITGHTDSKGSTRYNLVLARKRAEAVARWLQSQGVPSKNLVILSRGESEPVSANDDALNRRVEIVAKRKTP, encoded by the coding sequence ATGAAAAGATTTTCTCTTTTTCTGTTTCTGGTTGTAGGAGTTTTCGGCTATGCCGATCTCCAGGTGATAACCAACAGTGGAGCCTTTTTTGGGCTGTATGATGACACAGCTTTTGGTTTTACGTATGGACTTCAACCCAACCATACCTTTCTCAAAGCTAACCGGCCTCCAACTTCTCTGGTTCTCATGCTTATTGATGGGAAAATTATTCCTGTTGGTTCTTCGGTGGGTTTTTTCAATCAGAGACCTGTGGTGACCAATGGCCAACTGTATGTTCTCTGGGAAGCTAGAGAACTCCAGTGGAAAATTTTTATTAAGCCACTTTTCAAGCCGGAATTGGGAGATGGGTTTCTCGTTACTTTTGAGGTGACCAATATCGAAAAGAAAAGTAAGAGCCTTGGAATACAGGTGCTTTTTGACGTGGTTTTACCTTTGGCTGATCCTGTAGGGGTTGCCAATCATGTCACGAAAATTACGCAAGAAAGTCTTTTTCAGGGGAAATCCATGATTACTCAGTGTGCCTTTTATAGTCAGCAGACCAATCTTCCGGGATTTACCCTTGTAGCTCAGGAACCCATCTGGCAAAAGCTTGCCATAGCGGAGTGGAAGCAGCTCTATGATTATCTGGGTGATGCCCCCATACGTAAAAAAGCTCTTTTTACACCGATTTCTGCAGCAGGAGTTGCCTTGTTCTATCCCGTTCAAAAAATTGAAGCGTATGGGAAGATGGCTCTTTCCTACTGGATTGGGGTATCTCTTCCCCCTGAAGGTATTGTCAAACAGGCACTTCCCGTTGTTACGAAAAAAGAAGTTGTCGAACAAACAAATCAACCCCGCGTGGAAGAAACTCCTCCCCAGGAAGTGACCAAACAGAAAGAGGAGCCCCCGGCCCCGCTCAATCTTCCCACCCAATGGGAGTTATGCCTTGACCGTTTTGAACTTAACAGGGATCTTCTTACTCCAGAGCATGAACAGAAACTTCGAGAGTGGTTTGAAAGTCTTCCGGAGAGAAACACCCTTGTATTTTCCATTACCGGACATACGGATTCAAAGGGAAGCACACGTTACAATCTCGTATTGGCAAGGAAGAGAGCTGAAGCAGTGGCACGTTGGTTGCAATCTCAGGGAGTTCCTTCTAAGAATCTTGTTATTCTCTCGCGTGGAGAATCTGAGCCGGTTTCAGCGAATGATGATGCGCTTAACCGGCGTGTTGAAATAGTTGCAAAAAGAAAAACACCCTAA
- a CDS encoding coiled-coil domain-containing protein, whose product MFGKNNELEQLRAENEVLRKKLEEYQKIIEMYEKVSSLTRQELMERDQLLEAHEIVENLSRKEQLEQNKTVRAMESTVELANEEKRERDAIIDAYQKAVELSTQELIEARMEIRAHEIVEELARQELIEQEKINKAHEIVEKMARDEMVNLKMEAKDKVELTDYIKLLDAYEKIGEIYRKEKLEDDRILRAYEIIDELKRKQMIELFKIIKAYEMVEEFARRERLDADKTITAYENLENLIQQELKDRDKINEAHEVVEELFRQQLIDEDQMNRAHEIVEELARKELSERDKIISAFEVVNELSRKALIEEDKLIQAYDVVNDLMQSEMKEKDMINKAHEIVEELMRREIIERDKINMAHEAVEAMAREELLRAKKEKN is encoded by the coding sequence ATGTTTGGGAAAAACAATGAGCTTGAACAGCTCAGGGCTGAAAATGAGGTGCTCAGAAAAAAGCTCGAAGAATATCAGAAGATTATCGAGATGTATGAGAAGGTTTCTTCTCTTACACGTCAGGAGTTGATGGAAAGAGATCAGCTTCTGGAGGCTCATGAGATAGTAGAAAACCTTTCTCGTAAGGAACAACTGGAGCAGAATAAAACAGTGAGAGCTATGGAGTCTACGGTAGAGCTTGCCAATGAGGAAAAGCGAGAGAGGGATGCTATTATAGATGCCTATCAAAAGGCAGTGGAGCTCTCTACTCAAGAACTTATTGAGGCACGAATGGAGATTCGCGCTCACGAGATAGTGGAAGAATTGGCTCGTCAGGAGCTGATCGAACAGGAAAAGATCAATAAAGCGCATGAGATTGTCGAAAAGATGGCCCGGGATGAGATGGTTAATCTCAAAATGGAAGCAAAAGACAAAGTGGAGTTAACAGATTATATTAAGCTGCTCGATGCTTATGAAAAGATCGGAGAGATTTATCGGAAAGAAAAGCTTGAAGATGATAGGATTCTTCGGGCTTATGAGATTATTGATGAACTAAAAAGGAAACAGATGATAGAACTTTTCAAGATTATCAAAGCTTACGAAATGGTAGAAGAATTTGCCAGACGTGAGAGGCTAGACGCGGATAAGACGATCACAGCTTATGAAAACCTGGAAAATCTCATCCAACAGGAGCTTAAAGATAGAGACAAGATTAATGAGGCGCACGAGGTAGTTGAAGAGCTCTTTCGACAGCAGCTTATTGATGAGGATCAGATGAACCGTGCTCATGAAATAGTGGAAGAGCTAGCACGCAAAGAATTGAGCGAGCGTGATAAGATTATTAGTGCTTTTGAGGTTGTGAATGAACTGAGTCGGAAGGCACTCATTGAGGAGGACAAGCTTATCCAGGCTTATGACGTGGTGAATGACCTCATGCAGAGCGAAATGAAGGAAAAAGATATGATTAATAAGGCGCACGAAATCGTTGAAGAACTCATGAGGCGAGAGATTATTGAGCGTGATAAAATTAATATGGCTCATGAGGCTGTCGAAGCCATGGCGAGAGAAGAGCTTCTCCGAGCAAAAAAAGAAAAAAACTAG
- a CDS encoding carbohydrate kinase family protein codes for MLSTVAMIGTVGIDTNIYLYGRDVDFSVEMNFSQNRDCIGQAGGYGAKLFSSLGLKTKCIAAVGDDPLGQWIRQELAQDGIECLFLSDPEGTHRSVNLMYPDGRRKNFYDARGSMDIRPDETTCRLFLQGVRLAHFSIENWCRYLLPVARSLGMVVSVDIQDVVDPFDSYRQDFIREADVLFFSAVNHENVTDLLYHFAEGGKRIVICGRGAKGCAMIKDNTIIELPAVDWFGPLIDTNGAGDALAVGFCVQYFLQGDDAETALWKAQLLARHVCTLKTTASGFLSRQELEAAFAMWAQQHLTFS; via the coding sequence ATGCTCTCAACGGTGGCGATGATTGGGACTGTGGGTATAGATACCAATATATATCTGTATGGTCGAGATGTTGATTTTTCCGTTGAAATGAACTTTTCTCAAAATCGGGATTGTATTGGACAGGCAGGGGGATATGGAGCCAAACTTTTTTCCTCTCTCGGTTTAAAAACAAAATGTATTGCGGCTGTAGGAGACGATCCTCTGGGACAGTGGATCCGTCAGGAATTGGCACAAGATGGTATAGAGTGTCTTTTTCTCTCTGATCCAGAGGGAACACACCGGAGTGTAAATCTGATGTATCCTGATGGGCGGAGAAAAAACTTTTATGACGCACGTGGATCGATGGACATTCGTCCAGATGAAACAACGTGTCGGCTTTTTCTTCAGGGTGTGAGGCTTGCTCATTTTAGTATCGAAAACTGGTGCCGCTATCTCTTACCAGTAGCCCGATCTCTCGGCATGGTTGTTTCAGTAGATATTCAGGATGTTGTAGATCCTTTTGATTCCTACAGACAGGATTTCATTCGTGAAGCAGATGTACTCTTTTTCTCAGCGGTAAATCATGAGAATGTTACTGATCTTTTGTATCATTTTGCTGAAGGGGGGAAGAGAATCGTGATCTGTGGACGTGGAGCAAAAGGATGTGCCATGATAAAAGATAATACCATCATTGAACTGCCAGCCGTGGATTGGTTTGGGCCGCTGATTGATACAAATGGAGCCGGGGATGCGCTGGCTGTGGGTTTTTGTGTGCAATATTTTCTTCAGGGTGATGATGCAGAAACGGCTCTCTGGAAAGCTCAACTGTTAGCCCGTCATGTTTGTACACTCAAAACAACAGCCTCAGGTTTTCTCTCCCGGCAAGAGCTAGAAGCTGCCTTTGCCATGTGGGCCCAACAACACCTGACCTTTTCTTAA
- a CDS encoding vWA domain-containing protein, which translates to MVFAATQWAGIVFGFALVAIGFFIFIEWQKEKWRKQTFSLEQSEVLFGRHFPFQRVFRAFFLFLAVLFSSFALLDPRWGTVTRSEAIEGLDVVIVLDVSHSMLCEDVGESRLARAQRIIFDIMGRGENYRLGLVFFAADAYPVIPLTFDYEVLSLWVQEANPLAIENQGSNLKDALMTALQMFEKNTLSHRVIVVLSDGEDMEHDPLQVVSQVSKMGVSLFLVGIGTPQGGNIPIRDEKGNLQGTLELNGKEIHTRLREDILSKLAQKTGGVFLSGNQGAADKIIEHLRKMKKNPYGKMSYETMVARYQYFLLPAVLCWLLALFWPTRKFLLFLVVGTIFFSFSPFYAHEASRGSRLYKEQKFEEAREAFQKALVKNPRSQKLRYNLGNTFYKLGEFQKSEKEFSALTNASDRTLSLRSLYNLATTLATAGEKEKAARLYQKILSTLSQTHPLYQATVSNILFLQQPESSRQQTQQTPSPSESSHNSQTNQSSPSQPEQKEPQQLPQPQDSEALLNLVQQEERKNLQKIPLSGGRRSRYPW; encoded by the coding sequence ATGGTTTTTGCAGCCACACAATGGGCTGGAATAGTTTTTGGTTTTGCCTTGGTGGCGATAGGGTTTTTTATCTTTATTGAATGGCAAAAAGAAAAATGGAGAAAACAAACCTTCTCTTTAGAGCAATCGGAGGTTTTGTTTGGGAGACATTTTCCCTTTCAACGAGTTTTTCGTGCTTTTTTTCTTTTCCTTGCGGTACTTTTTTCGAGTTTTGCACTCCTTGATCCTCGCTGGGGGACGGTGACGAGAAGTGAGGCTATCGAGGGACTGGATGTGGTTATTGTTCTCGATGTGTCTCATAGTATGCTCTGTGAGGATGTTGGGGAAAGTCGACTTGCCCGGGCTCAGAGAATCATCTTTGACATCATGGGAAGAGGAGAGAACTACCGTCTTGGGCTTGTTTTTTTTGCTGCGGATGCGTATCCTGTGATTCCTTTGACCTTTGATTATGAGGTGCTTTCGCTCTGGGTGCAGGAGGCAAATCCCCTGGCTATAGAAAATCAGGGATCAAACCTCAAGGATGCTCTCATGACCGCACTCCAGATGTTTGAGAAGAACACGCTTTCTCATAGGGTGATTGTGGTACTCTCGGATGGAGAGGATATGGAACACGATCCGCTCCAGGTTGTTTCCCAGGTTTCTAAAATGGGGGTAAGCCTTTTTCTTGTAGGAATTGGGACTCCTCAGGGGGGAAATATTCCTATCCGGGATGAGAAGGGCAACTTGCAAGGGACGCTTGAACTCAATGGCAAAGAGATCCATACGAGATTACGAGAAGATATTCTCTCGAAGCTTGCCCAAAAAACGGGAGGAGTTTTTTTGAGTGGCAATCAGGGTGCCGCGGATAAAATCATCGAACACCTCAGGAAAATGAAAAAAAATCCTTATGGCAAGATGAGCTATGAGACCATGGTAGCGCGATATCAGTACTTTCTTTTGCCTGCGGTGCTTTGCTGGCTTCTTGCTCTTTTTTGGCCAACGAGGAAGTTTCTTCTTTTTCTCGTGGTGGGGACGATTTTTTTCTCTTTTTCTCCTTTTTATGCTCATGAAGCCTCCCGTGGGAGCCGCCTTTACAAGGAACAGAAGTTTGAAGAGGCAAGAGAGGCTTTTCAAAAGGCTCTCGTGAAAAATCCGCGATCGCAGAAACTTCGCTATAACCTTGGCAATACTTTTTATAAGCTTGGCGAGTTCCAAAAGTCGGAAAAAGAATTTTCTGCTCTTACGAATGCCTCTGATAGGACCCTCTCTCTACGGAGTCTTTACAACCTCGCGACCACACTTGCCACTGCTGGAGAAAAGGAAAAGGCGGCAAGACTTTATCAAAAAATTCTTTCAACGCTTTCTCAAACACATCCTCTTTATCAGGCTACAGTAAGTAATATTTTATTTCTTCAACAACCAGAGTCTTCCCGGCAGCAAACGCAACAAACACCTTCTCCCTCTGAGTCTTCGCACAATTCTCAAACCAACCAATCATCTCCATCGCAACCGGAGCAAAAAGAGCCCCAACAATTGCCTCAACCACAGGATAGTGAGGCTCTTCTTAATCTTGTTCAGCAGGAGGAGCGAAAAAATCTTCAAAAAATTCCTCTGTCAGGTGGAAGACGAAGCCGCTATCCATGGTAA
- the dapF gene encoding diaminopimelate epimerase, translating to MQFTKMHALGNDYILIDGIRYPEALKQGSEIAKKWSDRHFGVGSDGVIFACASDKANVMMRMFNADGSESEMCGNGIRQLARFVYEKNIVKKDRLIIETLAGLKEITMEREGENFRITVDMGAPILAPQEIPANVPADPKGFSKTMIQAADKTFEFTLVSMGNPHAITYVPSVKDVDVHRYGPLVENNTTIFPRRTNVEFIEVVSRDELRMRVWERGAGETLACGTGACASVVASILNGLTNKSVRVHLLGGPLDIRWDENSGHVIMTGDAVTVFEGEKEI from the coding sequence ATTCAGTTTACCAAAATGCATGCTCTTGGGAATGATTATATCCTTATTGACGGGATCCGTTATCCCGAGGCTCTTAAACAGGGCTCAGAGATTGCCAAAAAATGGAGTGATAGACATTTTGGAGTAGGAAGCGATGGCGTGATTTTTGCATGTGCCTCTGACAAAGCCAATGTAATGATGCGAATGTTCAATGCTGATGGAAGCGAATCTGAAATGTGTGGCAATGGGATCCGCCAGCTCGCCCGTTTCGTCTATGAGAAAAACATTGTCAAAAAAGATCGTCTGATAATCGAAACTCTGGCAGGTCTCAAAGAGATTACCATGGAAAGAGAGGGTGAGAACTTTCGTATCACCGTCGATATGGGTGCCCCCATTCTTGCCCCCCAAGAGATCCCTGCCAATGTACCCGCCGATCCCAAAGGATTTTCAAAAACCATGATACAGGCAGCAGACAAAACCTTTGAATTTACTCTTGTTTCCATGGGAAACCCCCATGCAATCACTTACGTCCCCAGTGTCAAAGACGTAGATGTCCATCGGTATGGCCCCCTGGTAGAAAACAACACAACGATTTTTCCCCGACGCACCAATGTGGAATTCATCGAGGTCGTTTCTCGCGATGAACTCAGGATGAGAGTATGGGAACGAGGAGCTGGAGAAACCCTTGCCTGTGGAACTGGTGCCTGTGCGAGTGTGGTAGCCAGTATCCTCAATGGTCTCACCAACAAAAGTGTTCGTGTCCATCTCCTTGGAGGTCCACTTGACATACGCTGGGATGAAAACTCCGGGCACGTGATCATGACAGGAGATGCCGTAACCGTTTTCGAAGGTGAAAAGGAGATTTAA
- a CDS encoding GatB/YqeY domain-containing protein yields the protein MGMFEDLQRQYIDARKSGDKFASKVLNLVISDLKYEKINKQKDLEDADVIAYLRKTIKSRKEMLAECEQAKREDLAEETKAEIAFLEKLLPQMMSREELIALVKETKTAIGASSPSDMGKMMKEVMARVAGRAEGQEIKEIVTAVLKGEL from the coding sequence ATGGGGATGTTTGAAGATCTGCAGCGTCAGTATATTGATGCTCGCAAATCGGGTGACAAGTTTGCCTCCAAGGTTCTCAATCTTGTGATCTCCGATCTCAAATACGAGAAGATCAATAAGCAAAAAGACCTGGAGGATGCAGACGTGATTGCCTACCTGCGGAAAACCATCAAGAGCCGTAAAGAGATGCTTGCTGAGTGCGAACAGGCAAAACGAGAGGATCTTGCCGAAGAAACAAAGGCAGAAATAGCCTTTTTAGAAAAGCTTCTCCCCCAGATGATGAGTCGGGAGGAACTCATTGCCCTGGTCAAAGAAACAAAAACTGCGATTGGAGCTTCCTCTCCTTCTGACATGGGGAAGATGATGAAAGAAGTAATGGCAAGAGTGGCTGGAAGAGCTGAAGGGCAAGAGATCAAGGAGATTGTCACGGCTGTTCTGAAAGGAGAACTCTAA
- the rpsU gene encoding 30S ribosomal protein S21 yields the protein MLIVEVKENEAIETALKRFKKEVEKDGILTEEKKHRFYEKPSETRKRKTSAIERKIAKKVRKMQQMSRYI from the coding sequence ATGCTGATTGTTGAAGTCAAAGAAAATGAGGCTATTGAAACAGCCCTCAAGCGTTTCAAAAAGGAAGTCGAAAAAGACGGCATTCTTACCGAAGAGAAAAAACACCGCTTTTACGAAAAGCCCTCTGAAACCAGAAAGCGAAAGACTTCCGCCATTGAACGCAAGATTGCCAAGAAAGTGCGCAAGATGCAGCAGATGAGTCGCTACATCTAA
- a CDS encoding histidine triad nucleotide-binding protein: MQDCIFCKIARGEIPAEIVYQDETVVAFKDIRPQAPVHILIIPREHIPTWNDNVDHVVVPMWQVVRKLANDMGMAESGYRVVANCNRDGGQEVFHIHLHLLGKRPLKWPPG, encoded by the coding sequence ATGCAAGATTGTATCTTCTGCAAAATAGCTCGAGGGGAGATACCTGCCGAAATTGTCTATCAGGATGAGACCGTTGTCGCCTTTAAAGACATCCGTCCCCAGGCGCCGGTTCATATTCTGATCATCCCCCGGGAGCACATTCCCACCTGGAATGACAACGTAGACCACGTTGTTGTCCCGATGTGGCAAGTGGTAAGAAAGCTTGCAAACGATATGGGAATGGCAGAATCCGGCTATCGTGTAGTTGCGAACTGTAACCGCGACGGCGGACAGGAAGTGTTTCACATCCACTTGCATCTTTTGGGGAAACGTCCCCTCAAGTGGCCTCCAGGATAG